From Calothrix sp. PCC 6303, a single genomic window includes:
- the gmd gene encoding GDP-mannose 4,6-dehydratase → MTQQKRALITGITGQDGSYLSEFLLEKGYEVHGIIRRTSTFNTDRIDHIYEDPHREGARLYLHYGDLTDGTTLRRILEEVKPIEIYNLGAQSHVRVSFDSPEYTADSVGMGTLRLLEAIRDYQQRTGVKVRFYQAGSSEMYGLVQAVPQSETTPFYPRSPYACAKVYAHWQTVNYRESYDMFACNGILFNHESPRRGETFVTRKITMAVARIMAGKQRKLFMGNLDSKRDWGYAKDYVRAMWAMLQQEKPDDYVISTNETHTVREFLDLAFGYVNLDWQEFVEFDERYLRPSEVDLLIGDSTKARTTLDWEPSVTFEQLVALMVEADLNALGLTSPNGKLMEVVKDNAMVRQELGVLHF, encoded by the coding sequence ATGACGCAACAAAAGCGAGCGCTAATTACTGGTATTACAGGTCAAGACGGTTCATATCTCAGCGAATTTTTGCTAGAGAAAGGATACGAAGTTCACGGTATAATTCGCCGCACCTCCACATTTAACACAGACCGCATCGATCATATTTATGAAGATCCTCACCGGGAAGGAGCGCGCTTATATCTTCATTATGGAGACTTGACCGACGGTACCACACTGCGCCGCATCCTTGAAGAAGTTAAACCAATTGAAATATATAACTTAGGCGCTCAATCCCACGTTAGAGTTAGTTTTGACTCACCAGAATATACAGCGGATTCCGTGGGAATGGGTACTTTACGCTTATTAGAAGCGATTCGTGACTACCAACAACGAACTGGTGTAAAAGTACGCTTCTATCAAGCTGGTTCTTCGGAAATGTACGGTTTAGTACAAGCAGTTCCCCAAAGCGAAACAACTCCATTCTATCCCCGTAGCCCTTACGCTTGTGCAAAGGTTTATGCTCACTGGCAAACTGTAAACTATCGTGAATCTTACGATATGTTTGCTTGTAATGGTATTTTATTTAACCATGAATCTCCTCGACGTGGAGAAACTTTTGTGACTCGTAAAATTACCATGGCTGTGGCTCGAATCATGGCAGGTAAGCAAAGAAAATTGTTCATGGGTAATCTGGACTCAAAACGTGACTGGGGTTACGCAAAAGATTACGTCCGGGCAATGTGGGCAATGCTACAGCAAGAAAAGCCTGATGATTATGTAATTTCTACCAACGAAACTCACACTGTACGTGAATTTTTGGACTTAGCATTTGGTTATGTCAATCTAGATTGGCAAGAATTTGTTGAGTTTGATGAGCGCTATTTACGTCCTTCAGAAGTAGATTTATTAATTGGTGATTCCACCAAAGCGCGGACAACTCTGGATTGGGAACCATCGGTGACATTTGAACAACTTGTGGCATTGATGGTTGAAGCTGATTTAAATGCATTGGGTTTAACTTCCCCCAACGGCAAACTCATGGAAGTGGTTAAAGATAATGCCATGGTGCGTCAAGAGTTGGGAGTGCTTCATTTCTAA
- a CDS encoding GDP-L-fucose synthase family protein: protein MTALELKNKRILVTGGAGFLGKQVIDQLCKAGAEKDKITVVRSRDCDLRQMEACKRASDQQDVIIHLAAHVGGIGLNQQKPAELFYDNLMMGTQLIHAAYEAGVEKFVCVGTICAYPKFTPVPFKEDDIWNGYPEETNAPYGVAKKALLVQLQAYRQQYGFNGIYLLPVNLYGPEDNFDPSSSHVIPALIRKVQEAQARGDKELPVWGDGSPTREFLYSEDAARGIVMGAQSYNDSEPVNLGTGYEISIKDLITTICKLMEFEGEIVWQTDKPNGQPRRCLDTERAKQAFGFTAQVGFEEGLKNTIDWWRKNAN from the coding sequence ATGACAGCTTTGGAACTAAAAAACAAACGTATTCTCGTGACTGGTGGTGCTGGCTTTTTGGGCAAGCAAGTGATAGATCAGTTGTGCAAAGCTGGTGCAGAAAAAGATAAAATTACCGTAGTGCGATCGCGTGATTGTGATTTGCGCCAAATGGAAGCTTGTAAGCGTGCATCTGATCAACAGGATGTTATTATCCACCTGGCAGCACACGTAGGCGGAATTGGTCTCAATCAACAAAAACCCGCCGAGTTATTCTACGATAACCTGATGATGGGGACACAACTAATTCACGCAGCTTATGAAGCTGGGGTGGAAAAGTTTGTTTGCGTTGGTACCATTTGTGCATATCCCAAGTTTACCCCGGTACCATTCAAAGAAGATGACATTTGGAATGGCTACCCAGAAGAAACTAATGCACCCTATGGTGTAGCCAAAAAGGCTTTACTAGTTCAGTTACAAGCTTATCGACAGCAGTATGGGTTTAATGGGATTTATTTGTTACCAGTAAATCTTTACGGACCTGAAGACAACTTCGATCCTAGCAGTTCCCATGTTATCCCAGCCTTGATTCGTAAGGTTCAAGAAGCCCAAGCCAGAGGAGATAAAGAGCTTCCAGTTTGGGGTGATGGTAGCCCAACTCGTGAGTTTTTATACTCAGAAGATGCCGCTAGAGGTATCGTCATGGGAGCTCAATCATATAATGATTCCGAACCTGTCAACTTGGGTACAGGTTATGAAATCTCCATCAAAGACTTAATTACAACCATTTGTAAGTTAATGGAATTTGAAGGTGAAATAGTTTGGCAAACCGATAAACCCAACGGACAACCCCGACGCTGTTTGGATACTGAACGGGCAAAACAAGCTTTTGGTTTTACTGCTCAGGTTGGATTTGAAGAGGGATTAAAAAATACGATTGATTGGTGGCGCAAAAACGCTAATTAA
- the pstS gene encoding phosphate ABC transporter substrate-binding protein PstS, translated as MLFRNCKINVASLMRTVPAFALTLSLVACGGGEQAANNTSSGDATTGAKDAAASTSGKVDFGGNVSLVGAGASFPAPLYQTWFQGLNKKFPSLQVNYQSVGSGAGVEQFIKGTVDFGASDVAMKDDEIAKVPADKGVMLLPMTAGSIVLAYNLPDVPELKLSRALYADILLGKIKSWDDAAIAKLNPGAKLPKQAITVVYRSDGSGTTGVFTKHMSAISPEWKSKVGDGKTVNWPTGVGAKGNEGVTAQITQTQGSIGYIEYGYAKQNKVSFAALENKAGQYVIPDDKSASKTLESVVLPANMRAFISDPEGAESYPIVSYSWILANTKYADAAKAKAVEAMIEYGLTEGQKVSPELGYVPLPANVVAKVAAAADQISPDYKIAVTGTGNTSTAGK; from the coding sequence ATGCTTTTTCGTAACTGTAAGATTAATGTCGCTAGCCTGATGCGGACTGTCCCAGCTTTCGCTTTAACTCTAAGCTTAGTTGCTTGCGGTGGTGGCGAACAAGCAGCAAATAATACTTCATCTGGTGATGCAACCACTGGTGCTAAAGATGCAGCTGCATCTACATCTGGCAAAGTTGATTTTGGCGGTAATGTTTCTCTTGTCGGTGCAGGTGCATCCTTCCCTGCACCCTTGTATCAAACTTGGTTTCAAGGTTTGAATAAAAAGTTTCCTAGTTTACAAGTTAACTATCAATCAGTTGGTAGTGGCGCAGGCGTTGAGCAATTTATCAAAGGAACTGTAGACTTTGGTGCTAGCGATGTCGCTATGAAGGACGATGAAATAGCTAAAGTCCCAGCGGATAAAGGTGTAATGTTGCTGCCGATGACAGCAGGCAGTATTGTCTTGGCTTATAACTTGCCTGATGTTCCAGAATTAAAATTATCTCGTGCCTTGTATGCTGATATTTTGCTGGGTAAAATCAAATCTTGGGATGATGCAGCAATTGCCAAGCTAAATCCGGGTGCAAAATTACCCAAGCAAGCGATTACAGTTGTATATCGCTCTGATGGTAGCGGTACCACAGGTGTATTTACTAAGCACATGAGTGCTATTAGTCCTGAATGGAAATCAAAAGTTGGTGATGGCAAAACCGTGAACTGGCCCACAGGTGTTGGTGCTAAAGGAAATGAAGGCGTAACTGCCCAAATTACTCAGACCCAAGGTTCCATAGGTTACATTGAGTATGGTTATGCTAAACAAAATAAAGTTAGTTTTGCAGCCTTGGAAAATAAAGCGGGTCAGTATGTCATTCCTGATGACAAATCGGCATCGAAAACTCTGGAGTCAGTAGTATTACCTGCTAATATGCGTGCATTTATTTCAGATCCAGAAGGTGCAGAATCTTACCCAATCGTTAGTTACAGTTGGATCTTGGCTAACACAAAGTATGCAGATGCAGCCAAAGCTAAAGCTGTAGAAGCAATGATCGAATATGGGTTAACTGAAGGTCAAAAAGTGTCGCCAGAGTTAGGGTATGTTCCTCTGCCAGCAAATGTGGTTGCGAAAGTTGCGGCTGCTGCTGACCAAATTAGCCCCGATTATAAAATTGCTGTAACTGGAACTGGAAACACCAGTACTGCTGGAAAATAG
- a CDS encoding sugar transferase, with amino-acid sequence MTAQSSLLSGKRNQRQTKSVSARTYLRRIQIKKTLLAKTRVSPHEGINGEFSKRIFDIAFSLFVLIVFSPIYLLLAALIAFSSDGPIFYVQERVGQNYQLFNCIKFRTMVCNADEILGEMMENSPHLKQEFESSFKLKQDPRITPIGNFLRITSLDEFPQFWNVLKGDMSVVGPRPLVEEELPKYGCHIDKILTIKPGITGLWQVSGRNDIPYPRRVQIDLHYAKFRTLWLDLWIILKTVGVVIMTKDNGAY; translated from the coding sequence ATGACTGCCCAGAGTTCACTCCTCTCCGGCAAACGAAACCAAAGACAAACTAAGAGCGTATCTGCGCGTACTTACTTAAGACGTATTCAGATCAAAAAAACGCTCCTAGCTAAAACCAGAGTTTCACCCCACGAGGGTATCAACGGAGAGTTTAGCAAGCGGATATTCGATATCGCTTTTTCCCTATTCGTTCTGATCGTTTTTTCCCCCATCTATTTGCTGTTAGCTGCGCTAATTGCTTTTAGTTCTGATGGACCAATTTTTTATGTCCAAGAACGGGTAGGTCAAAATTATCAACTGTTTAATTGTATAAAATTCCGCACAATGGTGTGCAATGCTGACGAAATACTCGGAGAGATGATGGAAAATTCACCCCATCTCAAGCAGGAATTTGAATCCAGTTTTAAATTGAAACAAGATCCTCGAATCACTCCTATCGGTAATTTCTTACGAATTACTAGTTTAGATGAATTTCCCCAGTTTTGGAATGTCTTAAAAGGTGATATGAGTGTTGTTGGTCCTCGTCCTTTGGTAGAAGAAGAACTTCCAAAATACGGGTGTCATATTGACAAAATACTCACCATTAAGCCTGGAATTACAGGACTGTGGCAAGTCTCTGGACGAAATGATATCCCCTACCCCCGTCGAGTTCAAATTGACCTTCATTATGCCAAGTTTCGTACTCTCTGGCTTGATTTATGGATCATTTTGAAGACAGTAGGGGTCGTGATTATGACTAAAGATAATGGTGCTTATTAA
- the pstC gene encoding phosphate ABC transporter permease subunit PstC, translated as MSTAIPNRQSSVQPRSQLEKSVDRGFIWLTRFFALAIAGILLWITVQVAIQALPAIQQFGLGFLGKSTWNPVKSDYGVLPQIYGTIVSSVIGLMISVPIGIGTAILLSENLLPIQVRTVLVFLVELLAAIPSVIYGIWGIFVLVPIITPIGKFLHEKLGFLPIFATPPTGPGMMAAGIVLAIMTLPIITAISRDALISVPASLRQAAVGLGATRWETIFQVIIPAAFSGIVSAIMLALGRAMGETMAVTMLIGNSNNIQVSLFAPANTISSLLANQFGEASGLQVGALMYAALVLFVITLVVNVLAEVIVMRVKRI; from the coding sequence ATGAGTACAGCAATCCCAAATCGACAGTCATCGGTTCAACCACGTTCACAACTGGAAAAATCGGTAGATAGAGGTTTTATCTGGTTGACCCGTTTTTTCGCATTAGCGATCGCAGGTATATTATTGTGGATTACTGTTCAAGTCGCCATTCAAGCTTTACCCGCTATTCAGCAATTTGGATTAGGTTTTCTGGGTAAAAGCACTTGGAATCCAGTTAAGAGCGATTACGGTGTTCTACCTCAAATTTATGGAACTATTGTAAGTTCCGTGATTGGCTTGATGATATCGGTTCCCATTGGTATTGGCACTGCAATCCTACTAAGCGAAAACCTTTTACCGATACAAGTTCGCACTGTTTTGGTATTTTTAGTAGAACTCTTAGCTGCAATTCCTAGTGTGATCTATGGGATTTGGGGAATATTTGTTTTAGTACCGATTATTACCCCGATTGGAAAATTCCTGCATGAGAAACTAGGTTTTTTACCAATATTTGCTACTCCTCCCACAGGTCCAGGAATGATGGCAGCTGGGATTGTTTTAGCAATTATGACATTACCGATTATTACCGCTATATCCCGTGATGCTTTGATTTCGGTACCAGCAAGTTTGCGTCAAGCTGCTGTTGGTTTAGGGGCAACTCGCTGGGAAACCATCTTTCAAGTTATTATTCCTGCTGCTTTTTCCGGTATTGTTAGCGCGATTATGTTGGCATTGGGTAGAGCAATGGGGGAGACAATGGCTGTCACAATGCTGATTGGTAACTCCAATAATATCCAAGTTTCATTGTTTGCACCTGCCAATACAATTTCGTCTTTACTGGCAAATCAGTTTGGTGAGGCTAGTGGATTGCAGGTAGGGGCTTTAATGTATGCAGCACTGGTGTTATTTGTCATCACTTTGGTGGTCAATGTTTTGGCAGAGGTGATTGTGATGCGAGTCAAGCGAATATAG
- the pstB gene encoding phosphate ABC transporter ATP-binding protein PstB, which produces MATNIRTVNDTETVLRTEGLNVYYGNFLAVRDVWMDIPKNKVTAFIGPSGCGKSTLLRCYNRLNDLVDSFRAEGKVFYYGENLYASHIDPVEVRRRIGMVFQRPNPFPKSIYDNIAFGAKINGYKGDMDQLVERSLKQAALWDEVKDKLRQSGNSLSGGQQQRLCIARAVATQPDVILMDEPCSALDPISTLRVEELIHELKEEYTIVIVTHNMQQASRVSDMTAFFNVQTGERGGRTGYLVEYERTEQIFQDPQQQATKEYVSGKFG; this is translated from the coding sequence ATGGCTACTAACATTCGCACCGTTAACGATACAGAAACAGTTTTACGTACAGAAGGATTAAACGTTTATTACGGTAATTTTTTGGCTGTGCGTGACGTTTGGATGGATATTCCCAAAAACAAGGTTACAGCCTTTATTGGTCCTTCTGGATGCGGTAAAAGTACCTTATTGCGCTGCTATAATCGCCTCAATGACTTGGTTGACAGTTTCCGAGCCGAAGGCAAAGTTTTCTACTATGGTGAAAATTTATATGCATCTCATATCGATCCGGTAGAAGTCCGCAGACGCATCGGTATGGTATTTCAGCGTCCGAATCCTTTTCCTAAGTCAATTTATGACAATATTGCCTTTGGCGCGAAAATTAATGGCTATAAAGGTGATATGGATCAGCTAGTTGAGCGTAGTCTCAAACAAGCTGCATTATGGGATGAAGTTAAAGATAAACTCCGTCAAAGTGGTAATTCATTATCTGGAGGACAACAACAACGTTTATGTATTGCCCGTGCAGTTGCCACTCAGCCAGATGTAATTCTCATGGATGAACCTTGTTCTGCACTTGACCCCATTTCTACATTGCGAGTTGAAGAGTTAATTCATGAGTTAAAGGAAGAATATACTATTGTTATTGTTACCCACAACATGCAGCAGGCTTCACGAGTATCTGATATGACAGCCTTCTTCAATGTTCAAACAGGAGAAAGAGGTGGTCGTACAGGCTATCTTGTTGAGTACGAACGCACAGAGCAAATTTTCCAAGATCCGCAGCAACAAGCAACTAAAGAATACGTTAGCGGCAAGTTTGGTTAA
- the lspA gene encoding signal peptidase II codes for MHLKNRDFWICAVTTFVLDQITKYWIVQTFEVQQTAAIIPEIFHFTYVTNTGAAFSILSGKVEWLRWLSLAVSIALILLACLGPTLRRWEELGYGFILGGAMGNGIDRFIRGYVVDFLDFKLIDFPVFNFADIFINVGIICLLISSFQKTPTSKHKSH; via the coding sequence ATGCACTTAAAAAATCGTGACTTCTGGATATGTGCCGTTACTACTTTTGTGTTAGATCAAATAACTAAATATTGGATTGTCCAGACATTTGAAGTGCAACAAACAGCAGCAATTATACCAGAAATATTTCACTTTACCTACGTCACTAATACAGGTGCAGCTTTCAGTATTTTATCAGGTAAAGTTGAGTGGTTACGCTGGCTATCTCTAGCTGTTAGTATAGCGTTGATCCTACTGGCATGTTTGGGTCCAACACTGAGACGTTGGGAAGAGCTAGGCTATGGTTTTATACTTGGTGGAGCGATGGGAAATGGAATTGATCGATTTATCCGAGGTTACGTTGTCGATTTTTTAGATTTTAAACTGATCGACTTTCCAGTGTTCAATTTTGCAGATATTTTTATTAACGTAGGAATTATTTGTTTGCTGATTAGTAGCTTTCAAAAAACACCAACATCTAAACACAAGTCACATTAA
- a CDS encoding transglycosylase domain-containing protein, which translates to MSSPQPPQKPQTLLGQLTQAVQTIQARVDFSKLALKPNARVPELWVQDAGADKAEVYPLLGDRYMLGRSSKSSDIVVRNPVVSQIHLSLSRDSSQRKPVFIIKDENSTNGIYRGKRRINSLELRHGDILTLGPAELAASVRLQYIDPPPIHVKAANWAVCGVGGLAALAVLGIGVEWLKFKVNPLPGATRSPIVITARDTVTPLREPRNIAHIDMKRLDDFGPYLADAVVASEDSRYYWHPGVDPLGVLRAVFVNTRSGDVQQGASTVTQQVARSLFRDYVGAQDSLGRKFREAVVALKLETFYSKDYILLTYLNRVFLGADTYGFEDAGKFYFDKSAKELTLAEASTLVAILPAPNGFDLCGDSRNKLQTIEYRNRVLRRLLEMGKIDKQKYDQARRSPIDISPKVCEQQRKTIAPYFYNYVFQELETILGADLAREGNFIIETQLDPTIQAQAEASLRNSVRSEGANFNFSQGAIVTLDSSTGGILAMVGGTDYAKSQFNRAVQAKRQPGSTFKIFAYTAAIEKGISPNDSFSCDPLVWQGSRYKPCRIGSGTSLSLATGLAQSENPIALRIAQRVGLDKVVEEARRLGVRSQLDPVPGLVLGQSVVNVLEMTGSFGAIANNGMWNRPHAISRILDSSDCPDRKDLKTCRVIYSYDQDPDANRRVLKTDVANTMTRLLRGVVTNGTGRGAAIGEGEAGKTGTTDKNVDLWFIGFVPNRRLVTGIWLGNDDNKPTNGSSAQAAQLWGSYMGRVVK; encoded by the coding sequence ATGAGTTCCCCCCAACCCCCTCAAAAGCCGCAAACTTTGCTTGGTCAACTGACTCAAGCAGTGCAAACAATTCAAGCTAGGGTTGATTTTTCTAAACTAGCGCTCAAGCCGAATGCCAGAGTTCCGGAACTTTGGGTTCAAGATGCTGGTGCAGATAAAGCTGAGGTTTATCCGCTGTTAGGCGATCGCTATATGCTTGGACGTAGCTCTAAATCTAGCGATATTGTTGTCCGCAACCCGGTGGTGAGTCAAATCCACTTGTCTTTATCACGGGATTCTAGCCAGCGAAAACCAGTTTTTATTATCAAGGACGAAAATTCCACCAATGGTATTTACCGGGGCAAACGTCGGATTAACTCCTTGGAATTACGTCATGGTGATATTCTCACTTTAGGACCTGCGGAATTAGCAGCTTCAGTTAGGTTACAGTACATTGACCCACCGCCAATACATGTCAAAGCCGCTAATTGGGCTGTCTGTGGGGTAGGTGGTCTAGCAGCGTTGGCGGTTTTGGGAATTGGTGTTGAATGGCTTAAATTCAAAGTAAATCCTCTTCCTGGGGCAACAAGATCACCGATCGTAATTACTGCCCGTGATACTGTCACCCCTTTGCGAGAACCAAGAAATATCGCCCATATAGATATGAAGCGGTTGGACGATTTTGGTCCTTATCTGGCTGATGCTGTGGTCGCTTCAGAAGATAGTCGCTATTATTGGCACCCTGGTGTAGATCCATTGGGGGTGTTACGGGCAGTGTTTGTTAATACTCGTAGTGGTGATGTACAGCAGGGTGCAAGTACCGTTACCCAGCAGGTAGCCCGAAGTTTGTTCCGTGACTATGTGGGAGCGCAAGATTCTTTGGGACGCAAGTTCCGGGAGGCTGTTGTGGCGTTGAAACTAGAAACCTTTTACAGCAAAGATTATATTCTCCTAACCTATCTGAATCGAGTATTTTTAGGGGCTGACACCTACGGATTTGAAGATGCGGGTAAATTTTATTTCGACAAATCGGCGAAAGAACTAACTTTGGCAGAAGCTTCGACTTTGGTGGCGATTCTACCTGCACCTAACGGTTTTGATTTGTGTGGAGATAGTCGCAATAAACTACAAACTATCGAGTACCGTAACCGTGTTTTGCGGCGCTTATTGGAGATGGGAAAGATCGACAAACAGAAGTACGATCAAGCTAGGCGATCGCCAATCGACATTAGCCCTAAAGTTTGCGAACAACAAAGAAAAACTATCGCTCCATACTTCTATAACTATGTATTTCAAGAGTTAGAGACCATTTTGGGTGCTGATTTAGCCAGGGAAGGTAATTTTATTATTGAAACCCAACTAGATCCAACAATTCAGGCTCAAGCAGAAGCTTCACTACGTAATAGCGTTAGATCCGAGGGGGCTAACTTTAATTTTTCTCAAGGCGCGATTGTTACACTTGATTCCAGCACCGGAGGAATCCTGGCGATGGTAGGAGGAACAGACTATGCCAAAAGCCAATTCAATCGCGCCGTTCAGGCAAAACGCCAACCTGGTTCTACATTTAAGATATTTGCCTACACTGCTGCTATTGAAAAGGGAATTTCTCCCAATGATTCCTTTTCCTGCGATCCTTTGGTTTGGCAAGGCTCACGTTATAAACCCTGCCGTATTGGATCTGGAACAAGTTTGAGTTTGGCTACAGGTTTAGCACAATCAGAAAATCCCATTGCTTTGCGGATTGCCCAAAGAGTAGGGTTAGATAAAGTGGTGGAAGAAGCCCGACGCTTAGGAGTCCGCTCTCAACTTGATCCTGTACCTGGCTTGGTTTTGGGTCAAAGTGTAGTAAATGTGCTGGAAATGACTGGCTCCTTTGGTGCTATTGCTAACAATGGGATGTGGAATCGTCCTCACGCCATTAGCAGGATTTTGGACAGCAGTGATTGTCCGGATCGCAAGGACTTGAAAACTTGCCGTGTGATTTATTCCTACGATCAAGATCCAGATGCAAATAGACGTGTATTAAAAACCGATGTGGCAAATACGATGACAAGATTACTTAGGGGAGTAGTTACAAATGGTACAGGTCGTGGTGCCGCCATTGGTGAAGGTGAAGCCGGGAAAACAGGAACCACCGATAAAAACGTTGATCTGTGGTTTATTGGTTTTGTCCCCAATCGCCGCCTAGTGACGGGGATCTGGCTGGGTAATGATGATAATAAACCCACGAATGGTAGTAGCGCCCAAGCTGCACAGTTGTGGGGAAGTTATATGGGTAGAGTAGTT
- a CDS encoding biotin transporter BioY has translation MLAASNQLLWSMIGLLLTIGGTFLQAYVTTLPWSWSQHGIQTLYVGVTYQIAGVLLVGCLGGKNAGALSQIAYLVMGLTILPVFYDGGGISYIKLSQFGYLLGFIPGAWICGLLAFKAKPQLETLTFSCLCGLLTIHICGIIYLIIGYFLRWKGTETISLMQAIINHSWLPLPGQASIVCAVSLVAWLLRRIMFY, from the coding sequence ATGTTGGCTGCATCAAATCAATTACTATGGTCTATGATTGGCTTACTATTGACTATAGGCGGTACTTTTTTACAAGCCTATGTCACCACTCTACCCTGGAGTTGGAGCCAACATGGAATTCAGACTCTTTATGTTGGAGTCACCTATCAAATAGCTGGAGTATTGTTGGTAGGTTGTTTAGGTGGTAAAAATGCTGGTGCCCTTTCTCAGATAGCTTATTTGGTGATGGGCTTAACTATATTACCAGTTTTTTACGATGGTGGTGGTATTAGTTATATTAAATTGTCTCAATTTGGTTATCTTTTAGGGTTTATTCCAGGGGCTTGGATTTGTGGACTATTAGCCTTTAAAGCTAAACCACAGCTTGAAACTCTGACTTTCAGCTGCCTATGCGGCTTATTGACCATCCACATATGTGGCATTATTTATTTGATTATTGGCTATTTTCTCCGATGGAAAGGTACGGAAACTATATCTTTGATGCAGGCAATTATTAATCATTCTTGGTTGCCATTGCCCGGTCAAGCCTCTATAGTTTGTGCAGTTTCTTTAGTCGCATGGTTATTACGACGTATAATGTTTTACTAA
- the pstA gene encoding phosphate ABC transporter permease PstA, which produces MASNYSQEASGDLMRGSLTRSPASPRTLFSSVMSAIAFLCGALSLIPLIALLSYVLIQGFSNLNLEIFTQLPPPPLVKGGGFGNAIVGTLMTVGIATAISVPFGVMAAIYVTEFSKPRLARNIRFATNVLNGVPSIIAGVFAYGIVVATTKSYSAFAGGVALAILMLPIIVRTSDEALQLVPNDLRQAALGIGATNFQTVAQVVLPAALPAIVTGATLSIARAAGETAPILFTALFSQFWSNSPFQPTATLAVLVYNFAISPFKNWQSLAWAASLILVLMVLVTSIIARLAASRVSR; this is translated from the coding sequence ATGGCATCAAATTATTCTCAAGAAGCTTCGGGTGATCTTATGCGTGGTAGTCTCACCCGATCTCCTGCTTCACCTCGGACATTATTTAGTTCTGTGATGAGTGCGATCGCATTTCTTTGTGGAGCCTTATCACTAATACCTTTAATAGCTCTTCTTTCCTATGTTTTAATTCAAGGTTTTAGTAACCTGAATCTGGAAATATTTACCCAATTGCCACCACCTCCCTTAGTCAAGGGAGGTGGCTTCGGTAATGCTATTGTTGGTACCTTGATGACTGTAGGTATTGCTACCGCAATTAGCGTCCCTTTCGGTGTCATGGCAGCTATTTATGTAACTGAATTCAGCAAACCTCGACTTGCACGTAACATTCGCTTTGCCACTAACGTATTAAATGGTGTGCCTTCAATTATTGCTGGTGTATTCGCTTACGGGATTGTAGTGGCTACAACCAAAAGCTACTCAGCATTCGCAGGTGGTGTGGCGCTGGCAATCTTAATGTTACCCATTATTGTCCGCACCTCCGACGAAGCACTGCAATTGGTACCTAACGATTTGCGTCAAGCAGCCTTGGGAATTGGTGCCACCAACTTTCAGACTGTTGCCCAAGTTGTCTTACCTGCGGCACTTCCTGCCATTGTTACAGGTGCTACTCTCTCCATTGCTCGTGCAGCAGGTGAAACTGCTCCCATTCTCTTTACAGCTTTATTCTCCCAATTCTGGTCAAATAGCCCGTTCCAACCAACTGCTACCTTAGCAGTTCTGGTTTACAACTTTGCGATTTCTCCATTTAAAAATTGGCAATCTCTAGCTTGGGCTGCATCACTAATTTTAGTACTGATGGTTTTAGTTACAAGTATTATCGCGCGTTTAGCAGCAAGCCGCGTATCCCGTTAA